The stretch of DNA AGGCACATTGCCAACTCACCGGCCCAGGGAATAAATGTCTCCGGCTTAAACCAGATTATAATTCCAAAGGCAAGAAACAATACAACAATTAACCCCAAAAATCCCAGTAAAGGCTGCTTAACTTCTCCTTTCTGATTCATATAGTGTACCCCCTTAAATTATTTTGAATCTCGGATTAAACATAAAACAGTCTTTCTAAAAATATTATCTGTTGAATAAACTTAATTTACGCTAGAAGATCACCTCCTTGTGTTGTAATCTTGATACAAAACATTACATTTGCTGCTATTACAACTACCGGCTGCACAATTGTTTCTGTACACCGATCAGTCCCGACTTTGGTGCTGTATTCTGAATTGTTGATGTATATATTGTACAACAACAGAATACATTTCGTTTTATTTAAGCCATTTAATTTAATACTTACCCCAAAAAGATTAGGATTGCAAATAAAAAAATTATTCCTAAAAACCATATTTTTGATTATTTCTTTCAAAAAATTCAGAAAGCCACTTTTATTTTTTATGTTATTTTTTTAACAAGCATGGTTGCTTATAAAAATATTATTAAAAACAATCTGTTACTAACATAGTCAGGATATAGTGGGAAAAAGATAATACAGTTTTATAGTTGTAACTGATGATAAAGCAAAGGCAGGATGTGTTGTAAATATTTTAATAAATTTCATAAAAAATACCTATCCTGCTGCACTTATCGGCTAAGTGAAGCAGGATAGGTATAAACAACATTCAAATATTTAAGCTGAACTCGAAATTCTCAATAGAAGTCTCAATGAAAAATATCGCAGAAGCAACTGTTCTGAGACTTTTACAAGTCCGGCAAATATTTTATACAAAATCCTTAAAGTCGGATATATTCAATTCCAACATCTTTGTGCTTGAAAGAAGGCGTACAATATTCTTCTCCACTGCCTGAATGCCTCCTCCAAGCGTATTTAATTCTTCTGCTGTTTTTCTTATCAGTTTAATCTTTTCATCCATTTCTTTAATTTTATATTTTTTTGCCATGGGTTATCCCTCCTTGTCTTAGTGTGGTCTCATGTCTTTGAATCTTTTTGCCTTCAACGCATACCTGGGTAGACTTTCATAAGGATGGATCTCAATTTTATAACCGAGGTTCGTCTTGACTCTAAGCTGGTCTTTCAGGCGATTCAGGATCTCTGCCTGATTTTTCTCCTGACCTGGCCGCAGCTCTATTTTGAGCATGATGTCGTCAATATCACCTTTCTTGGTGACAATTACTTCGTATTCATCACTCAATTCTTCAAAGCTTCTCACAACTTCTTCAATGGCTGTGGGGGCAAGGAGCACACCCTTTACCTTTGTAATGTCGTCGGCTCTTCCAACAACTCCACCGTCAATCATCCTGAAGGTACGGCCACATTCACAATCGTAGTCTGCCCAGCGAATAACGTCTTTAGAATCGAAACGGATACACGGTTTAGCCATTCTGTCAAAGGCGGTAATAACCATCTTCCCGTTTTTCATTGGTGTATCGATGATTTCACCGGTATCTACATCTTCTATCTCAACAAGAAACATAGCTTCATTTACATGAAGACCCTTCTGGGTAGTACACATGTAACTCCATGCGCCTATTTCGGTAGCGCCGATGTGGTCATATACCTTTGCTCCCCATGCATCTTCAATTCTCTTTTTTGTGGTAGGTATACTTGCACCCGGTTCGCCTGCGCATGTTATTCTCTTGATGCCTATGGTTCTCGGATCAATACCGATCTTCCTTGCTGTATCAGCCATGCCGAGGACGTAAGTCGGGGTAGCGCCAAAGGCAGTGCATTTCAGCTCCTGCATCTTCATAATCCTTGCCTCTGTGTCCAGAACACCACCAGGTACAACCTCGCAGCCCACTTTCTCTCCTGCGTAGTGAGCAGCCCAGAAAGCAACAAATATATTGTACCCGAATGGAATAAAAAATCTGTCCGTATCCCTGTAACCCTGAGCATAAAGGATGTAGGCCCAGCATTCTGCCCACCAATCCCAGTCCTGCCAAGTGTCTGCCTGATATACGGGTGTGCCGGTGGTGCCGCTTGTCTGCCTGAATTCAGTAACCTGACTGAGCGGGACTGCCAGCATATCACCGTATGGAAAGGGCGGTCTGTCCTGTACGTCCCTCAGCACTGCTTTGTCGGTTTTAGGGACCTTTTTAATATCTTCATAGGTTTTGATATCTCCTGGTTCCATGCCGGCTTCTTTGTAAAGTTTTTTGTAAAACGGTGAGTTGTTATAAGCCCATTCAAAAATTCTTTTAAACTTTTTTACCTGTAATGCCTGAAGCTTTTCCCGCGGCAAAGTTTCCGCAATGGGATTCCAATAAATGCTCTGATCCTTAGCCATTTAACCCTCCTCTAAAATAATATACTGTCATTCTATGTTATCAAAAAACCCCGTGCAATAGAGTGCATCAGAGTCATAACAGTTTAAGAGCTAATGAATCCTAAAAATTCTCTCCCATTTTTTAAGGAAATTAATTTTTTCAATTTAATGTGTTTTGGTATACTTCTTTTCATATTGACAGGTCAACATAATTATTTTTATAATTTGTTTAATAAAATTAATACAATTTACCCTGAATCAGGATGGGCATGTCAAACATCATAATAATTGCATGTTAATATGAATCTTAACCAACTCCGTGTTTTTTATAACGTTATGAAACTGGGCACCTATTCGAAAGCGGCTGAAGAGCTTTGTGTGACTGAACCGGCTGTTTTTATTCAGGTTCGTTCGCTTGAGCGTTATGTCGGGTTTACACTTATTAACCGGTTCGGAAAAGAACTAATGCTTACAGAGATTGGCCAACTCCTTTATGATTATGCTGAAAAGATATTTACCCTCGTTGATGATTTAACCGTAGAAGTCAAGGAACTCCGGGAACTCAAGAAGGGTTCATTACGTCTTGGTTCAACAAGAGCTATAGCACAATACCTCATGCCGATTATCATATCCTCATTTCAGGACAGTCACCCTCATATAGCCGTGCATCTTGTTGAAAGAGGTTCGCAGGAATTGGTCGATGATGTCATGCTACACTTGTTAGATCTGGCAATAGTAGCAAAAGTTCCTTATCCTGAACAAATGAATGTAATACCTTTCAGCAGGGAAGACATACTTCTTGTTGCTTCTCCACAAAATAAGCTTTTGAAGAAGAAAAAGGTTTCTCTCCAGGATCTTGTTGGAGAGCCTCTAATTTGGACTGATGCCAGATCAGCTATTAAGTTTTCTATTTGGAAAGAATTTGAGAAAAGAGGTCTTCAACCATCTGTATTTATTGAGGCTGGAAATATTGAGTTTATCAAACAACTGGTAAAAAAGAATAAAGGTTTTTCATTTCTGTCAAGCATAAGTGTAAGAGATGAAATAGAAAGAGGAGAGTTGTCTACAATTCCTCTTAAGGACGGTGCGTTCTCAATAGACATTGATGTTATTCACCTCAAGGGAAAAACTCTTTCCCCCATAGCTGCAACTTTTTTGAGTTTTCTTCAGGAACACAGGCATTCTAACAGATTGTGGAAACTTGCAGAAGAGATAACTCAAAGTGTCTCCTTGCCATAAATTATTCTTTATCTCACAGGATTTAAAATAAATAAAAAAAATATTGAAACTTCTATATAATAATGAGTATAAAGTACTTACAGGGTGGTTAAATCCAAAGCTACCATAAAAATCACAGAAAAAAAAGGAGGGGTAGTATGACAAAGGCAGAGATAATAGGTAAAATGGCAGCAAACGCAAAAGTAACAAAAACGGCAGCCGGTAAAGCATTAGATGCTTTTATCGACAGCATTAAGGCATCTTTGAAAAAAGAAGAAAGGGTTACGCTTGTAGGTTTTGGCACATTCTCGGTTTCTAAGAGGCAGGCAAGAAAGGGGAGAAACCCTAGGACAGGTAAAGAAATAAAAATACCTGCCAGAAAAGTACCAAAATTCACGGCAGGCAAGGCATTCAAGGAAGCAGTTTGAACTATTAAATGACCATTTTATAATAAATGCCTCCCTTTTTGGGAGGCATTTATATTTCAGGCATTATATTTAAGACTTCAGCAACCAGTTTGTCGGGTTGATCGACAAAGCCTTCAAATTTATCTTTTATCAAAATCTCTCCATTGTCTTTGCATAATACAACATACAAATCTATTTTTTTGTTATTAATTCTTGCGTTAATGCCTAAAGGTGTCTGACATCCTCCTCCTATGGCTGACAGAAGTTTTCTCTCTATGGCAATCTCCAGAAAACTGTTCTCATGGTTTATGGGTTTTAACATATTCAATGCTTCACTCTCATTTCTTATTTCAATTCCTATTGCGCCCTGGCCGGCCGGCGGCACCATTATTTCAAAGGGGAGTATCTCCTTTATGTATTGTTCAAAACCCATTCTTTTTATCCCTGCATACGCAAGTATGATGCCGTCTAAACCTTGTTCCGTCATTTTCCTTATCCTTGTATCAATATTTCCCCTGAGATTCACAACATCAATATTCCGGTTGAAGTTAAGAATCTGTGATTTTCTTCTGATGCTGCTTGTACCTATTTTTGCTTTATTTCCAATGCTTTTTATATTCTTATGTTTCAGAGAGATGAATGCATCCCTGGGATCTTCTCTTTTGAGAATTGCGCCGACAGTTAATGTTTTACCAAGCTCGGTCGGAAGATCTTTCATACTATGAACGGCAATATCTATCTCTTTTCTTAATAAAGCTTCTTCGATTTCTTTAACGAAGATGCCTTTGCCGCCGATAAGGTTCAACGGGGCATCCCAGTTAGTGTCGCCGGTTGTTTTAATAATTTTGACAGGAAAATTAAAATCCGGATATATATGCTTCAGAACTTCTATTGTTAATTCTGTTTGCTTTAACGCAAGTTTACTCCCTCTCGTGCCCACTATCCATTTTGTTTTCATCCTCTACCTCAAAACTGAATATTTTCTTAATTATATCAATGACAACCGGGTCTTCATTCTTTTTTATCATTGAAATATGTGGATGAATTAACTTGTTAACGATATTTTTAGTTAAAATATCGATAAGTTTCAAGGTCTCTTCGTCAGCATTTTTCAACTTCTGTGTAATTTTTCTCAGTTCTTTTTCTCTTGTTTCATCAACTATTCCAATAATGTGTGTTATAAGAGGGTTCACATCGAGCCTGTTAAGCCATGCTGTAAAATTTGATTTTTCCTCGTCAATAATAGCCATAGCTTTCTCTGATTCTTTAACCCTGTCTGAAATATGCTTTTGTGAAAGCTCTTTAAGGTCATCAATATCATAGAGATATACATTTTCAAAATCATTTACTTCCGGGTCCACATCCCTTGGCAAGGCGATATCTATAAAAAACAGGGGTTTGTTTTTCCTTTTTTTCATTACTGTATGGACTAGTGTTTTGTCAATTATCGGTTTCTCCGAACCTGTAGACGAAAGTACCATGTCGACTTTTGTCAACAATTCCGGTATTTCCTGAAAAAGACAAGGGGTGCCGATAATTTCTTCTGAAAGATTTTGTGCATGCTGAAATGTTCTGTTTGCAATAAAGATTTCATTAAGCCCTTCTTTTCTAAAATATTTTAATGCAATTTCACACATCTCGCCGACGCCGATTACGAGGATCTTTTTTTTATGCAATTCACCAAAAATATTTTTTGACAGTTCTATCGCCATGGAACTGATTGATATTGGGTTATATCCTATCCTGGTCTCAGTCCTTATCCTTTTTGCAACATTAAATGTTTTATGAAAGGTTTTATCGAGAAAAAAACCTGTGGCGTTCTGAAGGGTGGCTGTTCTGTATGCATCCTTGATCTGGCCAAGTATCTGCGGTTCCCCTATAACCATTGAATCAAGCCCTGAGGCTACGAGAAACAGATGCCTGTAGGCATCTTCGTCCTCGAAACAATAGGTGTAATTGCTTATCCAGTCCTGTTTTATACTAAAATCAATGAAAAGTGTATCGTGAATTATATTGAGGGATTCTTCCTGATCATTCGTACAAAAATATATTTCGGTTCTGTTGCAGGTAGAGACGATAACTGCTTCATGAATACCTGCTGTTTTTATTCTTGATAAAGTGTCGGGTATGCTCTCCTCGGGAATATATAGTTTCTCTCTTATATCAATAGGGGCGGTATTGTGATTGAGTCCGAACACTACAATGTGCATTTCAAAAAGCCTTCTGGAGGGATCTAAATGAACGAATGCTGTCCTCCTAAAAAGAAACTAACGCCAAAAAAAGTTATAAGTATTGAAAAAAAACCTATAATCATCATATATGCGGTTTTTCTGCCCCTCCAGCCAATGGTAAGTCTGTTGTGAATGAGAATGGCATATACAATCCATGTAATAAGAGACCATGTTTCTTTAGGATCCCAGTTCCAGTATGAACCCCAGATTGTGCTTGCCCATATGGAGCCGGTTATAATGCCTATAGTAAGAAAAGTAAAGCCGTAAGAAATACATCGGTAGTTAATTAAATCGAGTGTTTCAAGGGAAGGGAATCTCGTAGTCATGGGTGAAAACCTTTTCTTTTTGATATTTTTTTCAACAATCAAGTAGACTACTGAAACGAAAAAGCTGATTAAAAAAACCGCACTGCCGATAAATGAAAAAATAGTATGAACAGGCAGCCAGTAGCTGTTAAGTGCAGGTGGCAGAGGCTTGATCTCTGTGGGAAAAGCGAAAGCAAAAATAAAAATTATCGTCAAAACAGGCAGAAAAATACTACCGAGCATTTCCATTTTATACATTTTTTTGATATACAGAAAAAAACAGGCGATGCATAGAGAAAAAAAGGAGAGAGCTTCATATGCATTTGTTATTGGTGTATAGCCTGCCTTCAAGTACCTGACAAGTGTTGCGAAAAAATGGATCGACAAACCTATTATAAAAAAATAATGTCCCAGCCTCTCAATTATCTTTTTGCTGACAGTTAAGTAAAAAAGACATGATATTGTTGAGATCACATAGAAAGAAAGGGCAATATAAGATAGGTATATATTCATCTGCTTTCTTTCAGGAATCTTGTTTTTATCTCGTTCATATTCATTTTTATCAGTTCTTTCATGTCTGATTTATTTATTTCTGCCATTATCTCCGCCCTCTTTTTTTTATCTCTTACTATTTCAATTAAAAGTTTTCTGAATTTCCCGATAATACGAGCATATTTTATATAATCTTCTGTAATATATCCGCTTATCTCTTTTTTCAGCTTTTTTGACAGCGAAGGCAGAACTCCGGAAGTAGAAACGGCAATAACAATAGGGCCTTTTCTTACAATAGATGGGACAATAAAATCACAAAGAACCGGATCGTCAACAACATTAACCGGGATACCTCTTACTGCAGCTTCTTTCTTGATTCTTTCATTAATTTCTTTTTTGTTTGTGGCTGCGAATACCAATGATGCCCTGTCTAAATCACCGTCTTTATATTCACGTTCAATAACCTCAATTTTACCAGATTCTGATAGCTTTGATAAGGTCGCAGTAATTTTTGGACTGATTACTTTTACATCAGCATTAAATTTAAGAAGCATTACAACCTTTCTTTCGGCTATCTTTCCGCCTCCTGTAACAATACAGGATTTGCCTGAAATGTCCAGAAAAAGAGGATAATGCAACTGTTTAGTATAAAATCTGGAACTTTTTGAATTCATTTTTGAATTCTTCATGTCTAATATCTAAGTTTTCAACATAAGCGCCTCTTGGGCCTTTGCTGCACCATGCAATAAATTCGTCGACGGGCTCATCATCTCCTTCGCAAACAATTTCAACCCTGCCATCATTTAAATTTCTTACCCATCCTTTTAATCCGAGCTTCTCGGCTTGTATCATTGTGTTGTGTCTGAAATATACACCCTGTACTATACCCCTGACATATATATGGTTTCTTTTCATAGTCGATATTTGTATTGATTTAAAGCCTTTTATATTATAATTAAAACATAAGAGCCTTACAAAATCAAAATCTTTGTATAATGTATAATATAGGGGGATACAGAGGTGCACCGGATTGGTATTGATATCGGTTCTGTCAGTGTAAACCTTACCATAATCGATGAGTCGGGCAATATAGAGATAGACAGGTATATACGTCATCTTGGCAGACCTATTGAAGCGGCAAAGGAAGCTGTCGAAGAACTGACTAAAACCCATGATATAGAATTTATTGCAACAACAGGTACAGGAGCAAAACATTTTGCTTCCATCATCGGTGCAACATTTGTAAATGAAATAGTGGCCCTTGCAACCGGATTTAGTCATATGTATCCACATATCGGCAGTTTAATCGATATAGGCGGTGAGGATTCCAAGCTCATCGTATTTGAGAAGTCAGGTAAAAACAAAAGGTTGCGGGTAAAAGACTTCTCTATGAACGCCTTATGTGCTGCAGGAACAGGTTCTTTTTTAGACCAGCAGGCTTCCAGACTCTGTTTTACGATAGAAGAGTTCAGTGAAATAGCCCTGAAAGCAACCAATGTGCCAAGGATTGCCGGAAGATGTACGGTATTTGCCAAATCCGATATGATACATCTTCAGCAAATTGCAACCCCGGATTATGAGATAGTCGCAGGTCTCTGCTATGCCCTTGCGAGGAACTTTAAAAGTAATATTACCAAAGGAAAAGAAATAAAGAATCCTGTTGCCTTTATCGGTGGTGTTGCTGCCAATGCAGGTATGAAAAAGGCCATGAGGGATGTATTTGTTTTAAAAGATAGTGAACTGATAGTTCCCGAACACTTTACATCAATGGGCGCAATTGGTGCAATCTATACAGTACTTGATGACCCGGTTTTAAAACAAACCTTTGTTGGTTTGGATGGATTGGAAGAGTACCTGTCGCAGGAAAGATTTCATGAATCACATGAATCGTTAAAGATTTCAGAAGAAAATCTCAATATATCTTATGAATTGAAAAATGTCAGCGAAAAAACCAGGGCATACCTCGGTCTTGATGTGGGATCAATAAGTACAAACCTTGTGGTTATTAGCGAGAATAAGGATATTCTTGCCAAAAGGTATCTTATGACTGAAGGTAGACCTCTTGATGCGGTAAAAAGAGGTCTTGCAGAAATTGGAGAAGAAATAGGGGAAAAAATTGAAATAATAGGCGCCGGAACCACAGGCTCGGGAAGATATTTGACAGGCGATTTTATCGGTGCCGACATAGTTAGAAATGAAATAACTGCACAGGCTGAAGCCGCGATAAATATAGACAGCAAAGTAGATACTATTTTTGAAATCGGGGGGCAGGATTCAAAATACATAAGCATAGATAATGGTGTTATCGTGGATTTTGAAATGAATAAAGCCTGTGCTGCGGGAACAGGCTCTTTTCTGGAAGAACAGGCTGAAAAACTCGGAATTTCAATAAAAGAGGAATTTGGCGACCTTGCCCTTGCATCCAAAGCGCCTGTAAAGATGGGGGAGCGATGTACGGTTTTTATCGAATCTGACATTCTGCACCATCAGCAGAGAGGTGCAAGGATTGATGATCTTGTAAGCGGCCTTTCCTATTCAATCGTTACAAATTATCTTAATAAGGTTGTAGGCGACAGGAAGATAGGGGAGAGAATATTTTTTCAAGGCGGAACCGC from Pseudomonadota bacterium encodes:
- a CDS encoding phenylacetate--CoA ligase family protein, translating into MAKDQSIYWNPIAETLPREKLQALQVKKFKRIFEWAYNNSPFYKKLYKEAGMEPGDIKTYEDIKKVPKTDKAVLRDVQDRPPFPYGDMLAVPLSQVTEFRQTSGTTGTPVYQADTWQDWDWWAECWAYILYAQGYRDTDRFFIPFGYNIFVAFWAAHYAGEKVGCEVVPGGVLDTEARIMKMQELKCTAFGATPTYVLGMADTARKIGIDPRTIGIKRITCAGEPGASIPTTKKRIEDAWGAKVYDHIGATEIGAWSYMCTTQKGLHVNEAMFLVEIEDVDTGEIIDTPMKNGKMVITAFDRMAKPCIRFDSKDVIRWADYDCECGRTFRMIDGGVVGRADDITKVKGVLLAPTAIEEVVRSFEELSDEYEVIVTKKGDIDDIMLKIELRPGQEKNQAEILNRLKDQLRVKTNLGYKIEIHPYESLPRYALKAKRFKDMRPH
- a CDS encoding LysR family transcriptional regulator, producing MNLNQLRVFYNVMKLGTYSKAAEELCVTEPAVFIQVRSLERYVGFTLINRFGKELMLTEIGQLLYDYAEKIFTLVDDLTVEVKELRELKKGSLRLGSTRAIAQYLMPIIISSFQDSHPHIAVHLVERGSQELVDDVMLHLLDLAIVAKVPYPEQMNVIPFSREDILLVASPQNKLLKKKKVSLQDLVGEPLIWTDARSAIKFSIWKEFEKRGLQPSVFIEAGNIEFIKQLVKKNKGFSFLSSISVRDEIERGELSTIPLKDGAFSIDIDVIHLKGKTLSPIAATFLSFLQEHRHSNRLWKLAEEITQSVSLP
- a CDS encoding HU family DNA-binding protein, with protein sequence MQSYHKNHRKKRRGSMTKAEIIGKMAANAKVTKTAAGKALDAFIDSIKASLKKEERVTLVGFGTFSVSKRQARKGRNPRTGKEIKIPARKVPKFTAGKAFKEAV
- the hemC gene encoding hydroxymethylbilane synthase gives rise to the protein MKTKWIVGTRGSKLALKQTELTIEVLKHIYPDFNFPVKIIKTTGDTNWDAPLNLIGGKGIFVKEIEEALLRKEIDIAVHSMKDLPTELGKTLTVGAILKREDPRDAFISLKHKNIKSIGNKAKIGTSSIRRKSQILNFNRNIDVVNLRGNIDTRIRKMTEQGLDGIILAYAGIKRMGFEQYIKEILPFEIMVPPAGQGAIGIEIRNESEALNMLKPINHENSFLEIAIERKLLSAIGGGCQTPLGINARINNKKIDLYVVLCKDNGEILIKDKFEGFVDQPDKLVAEVLNIMPEI
- the hemA gene encoding glutamyl-tRNA reductase, producing the protein MHIVVFGLNHNTAPIDIREKLYIPEESIPDTLSRIKTAGIHEAVIVSTCNRTEIYFCTNDQEESLNIIHDTLFIDFSIKQDWISNYTYCFEDEDAYRHLFLVASGLDSMVIGEPQILGQIKDAYRTATLQNATGFFLDKTFHKTFNVAKRIRTETRIGYNPISISSMAIELSKNIFGELHKKKILVIGVGEMCEIALKYFRKEGLNEIFIANRTFQHAQNLSEEIIGTPCLFQEIPELLTKVDMVLSSTGSEKPIIDKTLVHTVMKKRKNKPLFFIDIALPRDVDPEVNDFENVYLYDIDDLKELSQKHISDRVKESEKAMAIIDEEKSNFTAWLNRLDVNPLITHIIGIVDETREKELRKITQKLKNADEETLKLIDILTKNIVNKLIHPHISMIKKNEDPVVIDIIKKIFSFEVEDENKMDSGHERE
- the ccsB gene encoding c-type cytochrome biogenesis protein CcsB, translated to MNIYLSYIALSFYVISTISCLFYLTVSKKIIERLGHYFFIIGLSIHFFATLVRYLKAGYTPITNAYEALSFFSLCIACFFLYIKKMYKMEMLGSIFLPVLTIIFIFAFAFPTEIKPLPPALNSYWLPVHTIFSFIGSAVFLISFFVSVVYLIVEKNIKKKRFSPMTTRFPSLETLDLINYRCISYGFTFLTIGIITGSIWASTIWGSYWNWDPKETWSLITWIVYAILIHNRLTIGWRGRKTAYMMIIGFFSILITFFGVSFFLGGQHSFI
- a CDS encoding bifunctional precorrin-2 dehydrogenase/sirohydrochlorin ferrochelatase, yielding MNSKSSRFYTKQLHYPLFLDISGKSCIVTGGGKIAERKVVMLLKFNADVKVISPKITATLSKLSESGKIEVIEREYKDGDLDRASLVFAATNKKEINERIKKEAAVRGIPVNVVDDPVLCDFIVPSIVRKGPIVIAVSTSGVLPSLSKKLKKEISGYITEDYIKYARIIGKFRKLLIEIVRDKKKRAEIMAEINKSDMKELIKMNMNEIKTRFLKESR
- a CDS encoding acylphosphatase, producing the protein MKRNHIYVRGIVQGVYFRHNTMIQAEKLGLKGWVRNLNDGRVEIVCEGDDEPVDEFIAWCSKGPRGAYVENLDIRHEEFKNEFKKFQILY